CAGCATGTACTTTATTATTGCTGTTTCCTTTATACCAAGCAACCTCATCAATATTTTCACTACCGCTATATGTACCAGTACCTGCAGCTTCTCTCCATTGAGCTATGGTAGGTAAATCAAATACACCTACACTCTTTTCATTAATTCTGTTGATAAAAGTTTGCATGGAAGTATACGCTATATCTACTTTCGGGTATAAACCTTCTGTACTAGAAGCTGTTCCGTTTATTAATTCATTCCATAGACCTACAGTAATTTCATATTTGGAGATATAGATACCATTTGAATTAACAATATTATTAGTAAACTCATTCAAAAAAGTATTAGTAGTAAATTGAGTATCTTCGGTGCTGCTACCGAAACCGCTTTGGTTAGTAGCGAAAGTTCTAACATAATAACTAGTATTTGAGATAAGTCCTTCTATTACTACATCAAATTCTCCAGTTTCCAAATTATAATTATCGGCATAATATTTATCCGCACCTTCTGTTACATTCGGTGATGTAGATAAAATAAATCCGATTTTATTAACGATATGACCGTTATGGGAAAATACTTTTCCTTTTAAAGTCACTGTAGTAGGAGTAATATTTTCAGCCACAGCTATATCTACTCCCGGCAACGTTACTCCAACAGTAAATTGTTTTACAATACCGTAGCCTACACCTTCTTCGTTTTGAGCAAATGCGCGTACATAATATACTTCACCTGCAAAAAGATTTGTCATAACATACTCATCTAATCTCCCACGTGCATCCGAAGCATGTTTCTCAATACCGTCATTTGTTTCATAAGTCGGCATTTCCATCGTTCCCCAGCAATATCCAGCTTCCAAGATATCCAAACCTTTGGTATCCAAGATTGCGCCTTTAATTTTTGCTGAACTGGAAGTTATATCGGTAATATCACCTGTCATTACTTCCGGTATTCCCCCTTCACTACACGCGGCAAAGAGAATTACCACTGATAACAATAAAAAATAGATTTTTTTCATACTAATATAATTTTAATTATTTTTACAAACACACCTACAATAATACAAAAAGCACAGTAAATCAAATTGTTAAAATTTAAATCTCTTTCTATACTATCTTTTACAAAAATTACTACAAAAATAATTCTTTATTTTATTAATGCAACTTTTTTTTTATTTTTTTTTCACTAATCAATATTATTTTTTTAATATACCTTTGCAGCATAAGATTTTTTATATTCAATTTTATGAATTCATGTTCGAATTATAAAAATATTTTTTCGATACTTTTTGCCTTGAGCTTTTATTTTTCATTACATGGCCAAAACTATACTTCGGAAAAAAAGGGAGAAGTAAATATTATTGCCGAGCCTGAATTTTATTCTATTTTAAACAAAAAACTCACATACGATGTCTATAATTCCGGATATGTGGGATACAGAGTACAAATTTATTGGGATGCGGGTAATAACTCAAAACAAGGTGCTTACAATATGGCAGATGAGTTTTACAAAAATCATCAAGATATTCCGGCATATATAACTTTTAAAGAACCATATTACAGAGTCCGTGTCGGAGATTTTAGAAGTAAACTTGATGCCGACAAATTATTAACCAATTTAAATAAGAATTTTAAAGGATCTTTTGTTGTAAAAGAGTTTATATCTATTTTTGATGAACCATACTCTCCTACTTCTCATTGGCAAGATTCTATTTACGTTTCTCCGAAAAACATACATGATTCCGAAAGCATCAATGAGGATTTCTTCAGATAGCTTTGGAATGATTTTTGATATCCCAACGCTCTTTGTATAAACAAATTAATTTAAATCAATATGCCTAAAAGATTTTGCCTTATTGTATTATTAAGTTCTATAATATTAGGCGCATACGCACAAACTCCTTATGATTATAAAAGTAAATGGAACAAAGTTGATGAGTTCTTCAATAAACAATTACCCGAATCGGCATTGAAAATTATAGAAGAGATTGAACAGCATGCAAAAAAAGAAAACAATTCGCCAGAAATGATTGCTGTTTCAATATATAAGGTAAAAATTGCATCGCAATATGAGGAAAACTTTCAGATTAATGCCATTAATGATTTTGAGAAAATAATTACAACCAGTAATTTCCCGGAGAAAAATATTTATTATTCTCTTACGGCTCAATTATATACACAATATTTAAGAAGTAATTTCTGGAAAATTTCAAATCTAAGCAATTCAACAGAAAAATCAGATGATATAAACACCTGGAGCAGAGAAAATTTACTGGAAAAAGCCTATGATTATTATTTGAAATCGCTTGATAATTCATCAAAATTACAAAAGATTCCAATTGATGATTATAAGGTTATTTTAGAACAAGAAGAAAATCCTGACAGAAATCTGCGCCCCACATTATATGACATTCTTGCATTCAGAACACTAACATTTTTGTCGGATTCGGAAAATAATTTGCTGGGAAAGACTTTGAATAACCAAGATTACCTTTCAACTTACAATACATTTACAAGATTAGTATTACCAGAAAACACCGAAACAAACGACTATCTTGAATTAAGCATGAAATTATTTCAGGATATTTTGAAATTTCATTATAATGATCCGGCGCCTTTTATTGATGCTGAATTACTGAGACTTGAATTCGCTTATAACAATATTACCGATTTCGACGGGAAAGATGAAAAATATTTGGAAGCATTATTTTCTCTTGAAAGGAATTTCGCACAACACGAATCCGCCTCCGATATAATGTTTGCTATCGCAAATTATTATTATAATAAAGCTTCGGAATATGATCCTGAAATATCTGATGAATATAAAGATTATTTTGTAAAAGCCTTGGCATATTGCAAAAAAAACTACGGACAATTTCCTGAAACCAAAGGTGGAATAAATTGTTATAATTTAATGTTGGAAATTGAAAATGAAGATATCAGCAATCTTGTTATTGCCGGTTGCAATTATCCTGACGAATATTTTCCGGCAAGTATTTCTTTCAAGAATATGAAAGAACTTTATGTGCGGGTTGTTCAAATTGATTTTGATGACGAATTCATATCGAAAAATATTTATTCTAATCTGCAAAATGATAAAACTTCAGATATACTTTTATCAAAGAAACCCGTTGAGGAATTTAAACTTGACATTCCTGAAAACATTGATTACAGAACACATACTGCCGAAATAATTCTACCGCCTCTTAAAATTGGAGCTTATGCCGTTATTATCTGCAATAAAGATTCTTTTAATAAAAAGAACGATAAAATTACTATTGCAACATTTCAAATCACCAAATTAAATTCTTTATTATTGGATACCGACAATAATATGGAATTTATTGTAAGTGATAGAAACTCAGGACACAACTTAAAGAATTGTAATATATCTTTTTATATTACAGAAGGCTGGGGAGGAAACAGAAAACAAACTTTGGTAAGCAAGCAAACTACTGATGATAAAGGTAAACTGACCGTAAATAAAAATGAATTAAAAAAGTTATCCGGGAAATCATCGCATTATATGAATTATTCAATTATAATAAGTAATGGCGAAGATAAGTTTTTATTTGATAATTATATAGATACATACTCAAATAACAGTTATGAAAGGCAACAAACTTCATTTTTCATAGACAGGGCAATTTATCGTCCGGGGCAAACCGTCTATTTTAAAGCAATAGCTCATAACGGATTTGAAGAAAATTTTTCTGTTGTACCGAATAAAACCATAAAAATCAACTTTAAAGACAGCAATTATAAAAATATTCAAACATTAAATTTAAGAACTAATGAGTTCGGTTCTTGTAACGGAGAATTTATTATACCTAATGACTGTCAACCCGGAGTTTACACTATTGACGACGGAAATAATACAATTTTCTTCAATGTTGAAGAATACAAACGCCCGTCTTTTGAAATAAACTTTGAAAAAACTTCGGAACAAAATATTGCCAACCAAGAAGTTTGTATAAAAATTAATGCAAAATCATTAACCGGAATTTCTTTAAATAATGCCACAGTAAAATATTCTGTTAACAGAAGCTCATACTTCAGATTCTTCAATTCGAATAATGCAGCAATAGACAACGGAACAATAACATTAGATGAAAACGGCGACGGAATAATATGCTTCAATGCAATTTGCCCCACAAACAAAAAATATTTCATCCAGCCTTTATATCTATTTAACATAAATGTTGATGTTACGGATAATTCAGGAGAAACAATATCAGGTAATTATTCAATCAGAATTTCCGACAAAAGTATTATTCTTAGTTCAAAAAATCCGGAATTTGTCAGCGACGAATTTATCATAAATACAACAAATACTGATAATGATCCTGTAAAGGCAAAACTTCAAATAAAAATATACAAACTCACTGAACCCAACGATATTGCAAGACCCCGTTTATGGGCAAGCGATCCGGATACCTTTATTTATTCGGAAAAAGAATATAAAAACAAACTTCCTAAAGATGCATATAAAAATGAAAATTCATACACAAACTGGGAAAAAGGAGATTTAATTGTAACTATCAATGATTCTGACGGAAAGATAAACATTAAGGATTTAAAACTTGCAGCAGGATTTTATGTTATTGATGCATCGACCAATGATAATTTCGGAAATGATATTGAAGAAAGTTTTTATTTTTACACTTTCGACAAAGAAAAACAACATACTTTTTCAAGTGAAGGAATATCTTTGCTAACATCGAAAAGTTCCGGAAAACCGGGAGAAAAATTCAATATTTATCTTTCATCATCACATAAGAAAACTAATGTCAGATTGCTGGTTTATTCCCCGAAAAGAATTATTTATGATGATTATATAAGTATCAACGGAATAAAATCTTTTTCTTTTGATATTAATGAAGAAGACAGAGGAAATATCAGAATTGTTGCTTCGGCAACTTTCAATAATAGAGTTTATAATAATTCACAAAGTATTGAGGTTCTCTTCGATAATAAAAATATCAATATTAAATTATTAACAGAAAGAAATTACATTATTCCGGGTACTAAGGAAAATTGGTCTCTTTCCTTAACGGATTACCAGAATAATATTACAGATGCGGAATTACTTGCAACAATGTACGATATGTCATTGGATTACTTCACTAAAGATAATTCCTCAAGATTTAACTTATACCGCTCAGTAAAATCAAAATACAATTTTTCGTTCAGAAATATTAATGGTTTGTCCCGCCAATGGGGATTGAATAATTATAATTTTAAGACGAAAAATGTAAAACCCGTTGTGTATGATGATTTCAAACTTGCAAATATTTATTCTCCGGTTTATTATGGCGGAATATATCCGAATGCTACAAATACAAGAATGATGAAACAAAGCGCTTTGTCGGGGAAAGGAGAACTTATTGAGGATGAAGCCGAATTTTATGAAATGTCTGATTCCGATGGAATTATTGTTAATGAAGAGGTAATTCTTGAAACAGGACAAGATATAGGAAGTGATCAAAACCAGAGTAGTATCAGGCGTGATTTTAGGGAAACAGCGTTTTTCTATCCTCAATTGAAAGCTAATAAAGACGGTAATGTAGAATTTGAATTTATTGTGCCTGAAAGTATGACAAAATGGAAATTCAGAGCTTGGGCGCACACGAAAGATATGTCAACGGGATATTTCGAAACGGAAATTGTTTCTAAAAAAGATATTTTTATTCAAGCTAATACTCCTAAAGTTTTGTACGAAAAAGACATAATCGATTATAGTGCAAAAATTTCTAACCTCACTTCGGAGAATCATTACGGAACCGCATTTATTGAAGTTTATGATTTATTCGGAAACGATATTACAAATCAAGTCACTGAAACAAACAAAATCCATTTCGACATCAATGAAAATTCTTCAACTTACGTAAGCTGGCGATTATTTGTTCCGGAAAACACAGGAATACTGAAAATACGTTGCGGTGCGGAAACGATAGCGCATAAGGATATTGAAGAGCACATTATTCCCGTACTTACTACAAAAATTTTAATAACCGAATCTCTGCCGCTTAGTATAAACAAAAAAGGGTTGAATAAATTTACATTCGATAGTTTTAAAAATAAATTCGGAAATTCAAAATACACTACCCAATCAATGACTTTTGAGTATTCGGCAAATCCTGTTTGGTATGCAATACAATCCTTACCGTTTTTATCCGAAGGCGATGAAATGTTCTCATTAACCGTATTCAACAAATTGTATTCTAATTTAGTTTCGGAATATATAGTAAAAACCAATCCGGAAATTCAAGAAGTTTATAAACAAGTTAAAATTACAAATCCTGAAAGCTTTGCTTCACAATTGGCACAAAACCAAGAATTGAAAAATATTCTTTTATCGGAAACGCCATGGATTCTGGATGCCGAAAATGAAGAATTACAAAGAGAGCGCATGGCTTCTTTATTCGATGAAAATAAGATAGGTTACACTAAAAATTCAATGTTCA
Above is a window of Bacteroidales bacterium DNA encoding:
- a CDS encoding SPOR domain-containing protein; amino-acid sequence: MNSCSNYKNIFSILFALSFYFSLHGQNYTSEKKGEVNIIAEPEFYSILNKKLTYDVYNSGYVGYRVQIYWDAGNNSKQGAYNMADEFYKNHQDIPAYITFKEPYYRVRVGDFRSKLDADKLLTNLNKNFKGSFVVKEFISIFDEPYSPTSHWQDSIYVSPKNIHDSESINEDFFR
- a CDS encoding SUMF1/EgtB/PvdO family nonheme iron enzyme, whose amino-acid sequence is MKKIYFLLLSVVILFAACSEGGIPEVMTGDITDITSSSAKIKGAILDTKGLDILEAGYCWGTMEMPTYETNDGIEKHASDARGRLDEYVMTNLFAGEVYYVRAFAQNEEGVGYGIVKQFTVGVTLPGVDIAVAENITPTTVTLKGKVFSHNGHIVNKIGFILSTSPNVTEGADKYYADNYNLETGEFDVVIEGLISNTSYYVRTFATNQSGFGSSTEDTQFTTNTFLNEFTNNIVNSNGIYISKYEITVGLWNELINGTASSTEGLYPKVDIAYTSMQTFINRINEKSVGVFDLPTIAQWREAAGTGTYSGSENIDEVAWYKGNSNNKVHAVGTKNSNSNGVYDMSGNVWEMTKDTDEHGNRIIVGGCWNSTADQCEINSTFAYASTSLGNVVGFRLVRE